The Methanocaldococcus sp. DNA window AACTTCTACTTGTCCAATTCCAACCTTCTTTCCATTGAAATCAAAATTCTTAAAGTCCATATTAATAATTTCTTCTGGTTTCAATTTACCAACAACAGACTTTGCCTTTAAAATTTCCATTCCAAATTCTTCGATGTTGCTTATTCCAACAATCTTAGCTAATTTTTTAGCCATCTCTTTATCTAATTCTGTTGTTGTTGGTGATTTAAATAAAACTGTATCTGATATTATTGCACTTAACAACAAACCTGCTAAATCTGGCTTTAATTCTTTTTTCTTACCTCCTATTAAATCTATTGCATCTTTGAAATAAAGTTCTGCAATAACAGTTGCTGTTGAGCCAACTGGCTTAGCATAGTATAAAATTGGCTCAGTAGTGGTTAAACCTACTTTGTGATGATCTATAATTCCTATTAATTTCCCTTCCTCTAAGTCATCAAAACTTTGACTCTTTTCTGAGTGGTCAACTAAAATTATTTCTTTTCCTTTGGCAGATGTTATCAACTCTGGCTCCATAACTCCAAATTTTCTCAAAACAAACTCTGTCTCTGGATTTATATCTCCTTGTCTTGCAGGATAACAATCTAAGAAATAAGATAAAACAATAGCTGATGCTATACTGTCAGTATCTGGATTTTTGTGTCCTACTACATACTTCACATTCTCACCTTTTATTATTGTTATAAATGCTAAATTTTATATAACAAATTTTAGATATATATTTACCCCCAACGAACCGACCCAAATGGAGCACATCTATAAGAGGTTGCGATGATAGAGGGTTCGAAGTTGGGGGAACAGATAAAGGGAGGTCTGGGCGAGTCGTGGGAGAGAGCCCTTGCTCGATGAAGATGATCACGATACAGCACGACCTCCCACAGTTTAAAATGTTTTACTTTACGGTTTTACTTTGTTGTTATTGTTTATCCTTATTTGTTTGTCTTTATTTTGTTTTTATTTTAGTTTTTATCATTATTTATAATTTTATCTTTATTTATTAAATAACCTTACTCAACTTTTCAATAACGTTATAGATATCCTCTTTTTTAACTCCAATAGCTGAATTTACTACTATATAATCATAAGGATACTCTCCCAAATAGCATGTTCCAAATTTATCATTCTTTCTAACTCCTCTTGGCCCAGTTACTCTCAAATTATACAATTTACCTGCAACATTTAAAGGATCTTTTTTTGTAGTTATGCACGAAGAAATTGGATTTTTTACATTTAAAACCTTTTCTCCTTTTTTATTAGCCAAATCATTTAATAATTCATCCAATAACTTTTTACACTCTTTCTGTTCTTTCATTAAATCTATATAGTTTTTAGTTCCTATTGCTAAGAGAGATATTAAAATATTTACAATTGGATTTGCTGAGGCTCTTCCAGGATATGTTAAAGAGATTTCTTTTAAAAAACTCTCGTCCTTTGTATAAACTATTCCCCCACCAATTGGAGTAAATAAATTTTTGTCTGATGAACTAATAATTGCATCAACTCTATACCTTAAGGCTTTTCTTATTTTATCTATGTAATAAAAATTTTGAATTGCATAAGCACCATTTATAATATGTGGAATATTATAGTCTTGGCAAATTTTTGCAATTTCTTCAATATCGTCACTTTCTCTTGGTGGGAAAAAAGTTAAAGTGCTTAAAACTACTGGGTTATTTTTATTTTTAATCTCTTTTCTTACAGCATCTTCTATATCTGATACTTCAACTTTAACGCTATCTCCATCTAAAACTGTCTCAACTAATCTCATTCTCATACCTATAAATGAAGTTGCCTTTATTGGGCTTTTGTGAGCGGCATATGGATAGATAACAACATTAGAATTATATTTTTTTCTTGATGCAGATAATGATAATGATATACTCATACCAGTAGCAACTGGCGTGGCTATTGCTTTAACATTCAATCCTAAACTTTTTAAAAAACTCTCTAATAATTTGTTAGTTAATTTATACATTACACTTGCTCCAGGAGCTTTTGGCTGAGGATCTATTAAATTTCCACTTCTCCCAACCCCATGGCAGAAGTCAAAAACACTCTCTCTTTGTAGTTTGGTATAAACTCTCGCCTCTCTCTCACCAATTTGTATAACATTCGGATCTTTATCTGTATCCATAAAAGATAAAATTCTTAATAAAAATTTTATATGCTCCTCACTTATTCCTCTTTCAGGAACTTTTCTTTGCTCTAAAATATTTTCAATAATTTTTAAATTTTCCTTTAAAGTTAATTTTCCTCTATTTTCCATGTGTTTTGGAATTAATCCAGAGATATCTATATCCAAAAGCATCACCTTTTTATAAAGGTTTAATTAAACTAATTATTAAAAATTCTATTGAGGGAAAAAATGATTAATTTTTTATTAGTTGGAATTTGCATTTTAATGTTTGTTATTAGTTTTTTTGTTCCCCAACTATATTATTATTTTGCCTTATGGCCAAATCTTGTTATATATATGCCTTGGCAAATAATTACGAGTATTTTTATGCATGCGAATATCACTCACTTATTGATAAATATGTTT harbors:
- a CDS encoding manganese-dependent inorganic pyrophosphatase yields the protein MKYVVGHKNPDTDSIASAIVLSYFLDCYPARQGDINPETEFVLRKFGVMEPELITSAKGKEIILVDHSEKSQSFDDLEEGKLIGIIDHHKVGLTTTEPILYYAKPVGSTATVIAELYFKDAIDLIGGKKKELKPDLAGLLLSAIISDTVLFKSPTTTELDKEMAKKLAKIVGISNIEEFGMEILKAKSVVGKLKPEEIINMDFKNFDFNGKKVGIGQVEVIDVSEVESKKEDIYKLLEEKLKNEGYDLIVFLITDIMKEGSEALVVGNKEMFEKAFNVKLEGNSVFLEGVMSRKKQVVPPLEKAYNE